The following proteins come from a genomic window of Heyndrickxia acidicola:
- a CDS encoding family 14 glycosylhydrolase gives MITIKKLTLPSLLTFILVFSTFTSAFAQGSTNAGVPSNYKVSVMLNLPDITDFSAFDSQLTTLKNNGVKAVEVDMWWNHFEPNARNQFDWSYYQNVFTHIKNAGLLIEPIFSFHQCGGNVGDNCNFPVPSWVWALGTNDQMQYKSEDGYYDNEAVAPWFTEANTLYDEAFKSFASNMTAFQGSFYKIFIGMGPAGELRYPSYNASDKWSYPGRGQLQAYSTAAETSFQNAMQSKYGTISALNTAWGTSLSSFSQVMPPSNGDNFFSSGGYRMTYGDDFLTWYQSVLTNHLTSVMSKAHSDLDSYGAPLGAKVPGIHWQYNNPSVPHEAEDTAGLYNYSTLVSAFKSANAELAFTDLEMSDSGVYPDYSMPQTLVEQVANLCNQDGVPHSGENALAISNDQSKYNNAAEMTFNYGFNGFSLLRLSNVVNSDGTPTSELSPFTQTLALTPQQVTITVNGANTSYGENVYIVGDREELGGWNTNYAVPATYIGNGVWQATFNLGANHTYQFKAIKENGAGNITWEGGSNHSWSVPYISGGTASYTLNWQN, from the coding sequence ATGATCACTATTAAAAAATTAACTTTACCCTCACTACTAACATTCATTTTAGTTTTTAGTACTTTTACTTCTGCTTTTGCTCAAGGGTCAACGAATGCAGGAGTGCCCAGTAATTATAAAGTTTCGGTTATGCTCAATTTACCGGATATCACAGATTTTAGTGCATTTGATAGTCAATTAACAACTTTAAAAAATAACGGTGTAAAAGCTGTTGAAGTAGATATGTGGTGGAATCACTTTGAACCTAATGCTCGTAACCAATTTGATTGGAGTTACTACCAAAACGTATTTACACATATTAAAAATGCAGGTCTTTTGATTGAGCCAATTTTTTCTTTTCATCAATGTGGAGGTAATGTAGGAGACAATTGTAATTTCCCTGTCCCTAGTTGGGTTTGGGCTTTGGGAACCAATGATCAAATGCAATACAAATCTGAGGACGGTTATTATGATAATGAAGCAGTTGCTCCATGGTTTACGGAAGCAAACACATTATATGATGAAGCCTTCAAATCCTTTGCTAGTAACATGACTGCTTTCCAAGGTTCTTTTTACAAAATATTTATAGGAATGGGGCCGGCAGGGGAATTGCGTTATCCAAGCTATAATGCGAGTGATAAGTGGTCATATCCAGGTCGTGGTCAATTACAGGCGTATTCAACTGCAGCGGAAACAAGTTTTCAAAATGCTATGCAAAGTAAATATGGAACCATTTCAGCTCTAAATACAGCATGGGGAACAAGTCTTAGTTCTTTTTCACAAGTTATGCCGCCTTCAAATGGAGATAACTTTTTTTCCAGCGGGGGTTACCGTATGACATATGGAGATGATTTTTTAACTTGGTATCAATCGGTGTTAACCAATCATTTAACATCTGTCATGTCGAAGGCCCACTCGGATTTAGATTCATATGGAGCTCCTTTAGGAGCCAAAGTCCCAGGCATACATTGGCAATATAATAATCCTTCTGTCCCTCATGAAGCGGAAGACACAGCAGGCTTATATAACTATTCAACGCTTGTTTCAGCCTTCAAATCAGCAAATGCAGAGTTGGCATTTACAGATTTAGAAATGAGTGATTCTGGGGTATATCCAGACTACAGTATGCCACAAACCCTAGTAGAACAAGTAGCAAATTTGTGTAATCAAGATGGTGTCCCTCACAGTGGCGAAAATGCATTGGCAATCAGTAATGATCAGAGTAAATACAATAATGCTGCTGAGATGACCTTTAATTACGGATTTAATGGGTTTTCTTTATTACGATTAAGCAATGTTGTTAACTCAGACGGAACACCAACAAGTGAATTAAGCCCTTTTACACAAACGCTTGCACTCACACCTCAACAAGTAACTATTACAGTTAATGGGGCAAATACAAGTTATGGTGAAAATGTCTATATTGTGGGTGACCGTGAAGAGCTTGGTGGTTGGAATACAAATTATGCTGTTCCTGCCACATATATTGGCAACGGTGTTTGGCAGGCAACATTTAATTTAGGAGCTAACCATACTTATCAGTTCAAGGCAATTAAAGAAAATGGGGCAGGAAATATTACATGGGAAGGCGGATCAAATCATTCATGGAGTGTCCCATATATATCCGGTGGCACCGCTTCATACACTTTGAATTGGCAAAATTAA
- a CDS encoding DUF3226 domain-containing protein, giving the protein MKYIILCEGKTDSILLSYYLIKVQNWVFYKKNEKPISIPIRDKDSEIVSWYKRGEDFLVIWGIGGKDKFDYAIENILKLNWYGNPEQMFDKILVLADRDQETEENKANELSGYFLKRIEGVSLTNKQWTNVVYNNSFDLSQNLVIGCLIVPFDGPGALETFLLQVLSTQDEEEEIILKVREFIRVTESQKYLRSTRQKLKVEFATVMAIMYPEKVFTIVDELLKSIPWEQYTEFQDGFKMLELLCEIIN; this is encoded by the coding sequence ATGAAGTATATAATTTTATGCGAAGGAAAAACAGATTCCATTTTGTTATCTTACTATTTAATTAAAGTCCAAAACTGGGTTTTTTATAAAAAGAATGAAAAGCCAATAAGTATTCCAATTAGAGATAAAGATAGTGAGATTGTGAGTTGGTACAAAAGAGGAGAAGATTTTTTAGTAATTTGGGGAATAGGAGGAAAGGACAAATTTGATTATGCTATAGAAAATATACTGAAATTAAACTGGTACGGTAATCCGGAGCAAATGTTTGATAAAATTTTAGTTTTAGCTGATCGTGACCAAGAAACAGAAGAAAACAAGGCAAATGAACTATCTGGATATTTTTTGAAACGAATAGAAGGAGTTAGTCTAACGAATAAACAGTGGACTAACGTAGTATATAATAACTCTTTTGATTTAAGTCAAAATTTAGTAATAGGGTGTTTGATTGTTCCGTTTGATGGTCCAGGAGCTTTAGAAACATTTTTACTTCAGGTGCTTAGCACTCAGGACGAAGAAGAGGAAATTATTTTAAAAGTAAGGGAATTCATACGTGTCACTGAATCTCAAAAGTATCTTAGAAGTACAAGGCAAAAATTAAAGGTGGAGTTTGCGACAGTAATGGCGATTATGTATCCGGAGAAGGTATTTACTATTGTTGATGAGTTACTAAAATCCATACCATGGGAACAATATACAGAATTTCAAGATGGTTTTAAAATGTTGGAATTACTCTGTGAAATAATAAATTAA
- a CDS encoding AAA family ATPase, whose protein sequence is MRGKQMIKSFRIKKFKQFEDIQFENLNKINIFLGSNNAGKTTILESIFSFVSGGNVNSYVSNILARRANNITGIYDFTERVLGLPYNNNEKPFNFSFSATHDNQETTVDHIFEPYSIFADFKPQLMGSFGNEQIESNIQMNQINLGHINIALQGNQSNQKIGKWNVKINNNLVKSVDLGFPPFFPELQSDPLMLGRFVDILTHRDQLENTKIYSFLKRNGIMGDFLEELKSSFPNIDGIDSIPYPDGTSSPVSFKVKNKGLLPMYNFGDGVQRWYNILGGLILYQNAVHCIEEVDATFHPTAQRQLSKNLYKYAKKYNNQLFLTSHSIEFIDNLLQSIYEDDSTLNGEDIVRIITIKNDVPNNKVFTRVLTGKEAYETREKYQLELR, encoded by the coding sequence ATGAGAGGTAAACAAATGATAAAATCCTTTAGAATTAAAAAATTCAAACAGTTTGAAGATATTCAATTTGAAAACCTAAACAAGATTAACATTTTTTTAGGTAGTAACAATGCAGGAAAAACCACGATTTTAGAATCAATCTTTTCGTTTGTAAGTGGTGGGAATGTAAATTCATATGTCAGCAATATATTAGCACGTAGGGCTAATAATATAACCGGTATATATGATTTTACCGAGAGGGTATTAGGCTTGCCTTATAACAATAACGAAAAACCTTTTAACTTTAGTTTTTCTGCGACTCATGATAATCAAGAAACAACCGTAGATCATATTTTTGAGCCGTATAGTATATTTGCAGATTTTAAACCTCAATTAATGGGTAGTTTTGGTAATGAACAAATTGAAAGTAACATTCAAATGAACCAAATTAACTTAGGTCACATAAATATTGCTTTGCAAGGAAACCAATCAAATCAGAAAATCGGTAAGTGGAATGTTAAAATAAATAATAATTTAGTAAAAAGTGTGGATTTAGGATTCCCCCCATTTTTTCCTGAACTTCAAAGTGACCCACTAATGTTAGGTAGGTTCGTGGATATACTTACTCATCGTGATCAACTTGAGAATACAAAGATATATTCATTCTTAAAACGCAATGGGATTATGGGTGACTTTCTGGAGGAGTTAAAAAGTTCATTTCCGAATATAGATGGTATAGATTCAATACCATACCCTGATGGAACTTCTTCACCAGTTTCTTTTAAAGTAAAAAATAAAGGGTTGCTGCCAATGTATAATTTCGGTGATGGTGTTCAACGCTGGTATAATATACTTGGAGGATTAATCTTGTATCAAAACGCTGTCCATTGTATAGAGGAAGTTGATGCAACTTTCCATCCTACGGCACAGAGACAGTTGTCAAAAAACTTGTATAAGTATGCAAAAAAATATAACAACCAGTTATTTTTAACTTCTCACAGCATTGAGTTTATAGATAATCTTCTACAGTCCATTTATGAAGATGATAGCACCTTGAATGGAGAAGATATAGTTAGAATAATAACTATAAAAAATGATGTCCCTAATAATAAAGTTTTTACGCGTGTCTTAACAGGTAAAGAAGCATACGAAACAAGAGAAAAATACCAATTGGAGTTAAGATAA
- a CDS encoding GH25 family lysozyme — MKKINKFTAGLVLIFGLAFSFGSYAHASSTPDVDFIDVSHHNNEDGLPLAFYQTIKAGGIGGVVVKVSEGSYYVDPAASVNIANAKQAGLIVNAYHFARFTSKPSAKTEADWFDKKLQLVGFDKKKDGYVVVDVEADTLSSNPAALTEYTNTFITEMKNLGYSRMDLYTGSSFYNNRLKPQSLNVSKPWLASYPGNPVKNQPTAKFSNGKGAWQWSQNYRFIGMANYGYFDVSEDYAGKYTVKTAATQKVTKSVGTIQSVSLVNYMKSKHMDASYSNRSKLSKSYGITNYQGTSAQNLALLSKLKSGVKPAKTNTSNSKLTSQPIVKKLTTKTYTVKKGDTLSGIAQKYQLTVSEVKIINKLKSNIIFPKQKLQIE; from the coding sequence TTGAAAAAAATAAATAAATTTACAGCTGGGCTAGTCCTTATATTCGGACTAGCTTTTTCTTTTGGATCTTATGCCCATGCAAGCAGCACTCCAGACGTCGATTTTATTGACGTTAGCCATCATAATAATGAAGATGGTTTACCGCTTGCTTTCTATCAGACTATTAAGGCTGGAGGTATCGGCGGGGTAGTTGTAAAGGTATCAGAAGGTTCATATTATGTGGATCCTGCAGCATCCGTCAACATTGCAAATGCAAAACAAGCAGGATTAATCGTAAATGCATATCATTTTGCCAGGTTCACTAGTAAACCTTCAGCAAAGACCGAAGCTGATTGGTTTGATAAAAAATTGCAATTAGTCGGATTTGATAAGAAAAAGGATGGATATGTTGTTGTTGATGTAGAGGCAGATACTCTCTCGAGTAACCCTGCTGCCCTTACAGAATATACGAATACATTCATTACAGAGATGAAAAACCTGGGCTATTCTCGAATGGATCTATATACTGGTTCATCTTTTTATAACAACCGATTAAAGCCACAATCCTTAAACGTTTCTAAACCATGGCTAGCATCTTATCCGGGAAATCCAGTTAAAAACCAACCTACTGCAAAGTTTAGTAATGGTAAGGGGGCGTGGCAGTGGTCCCAGAATTACCGGTTTATCGGAATGGCCAACTACGGTTATTTCGATGTAAGCGAGGATTATGCCGGGAAGTATACTGTTAAGACTGCAGCTACTCAAAAGGTGACGAAGTCCGTAGGGACCATCCAAAGTGTTTCACTTGTAAACTATATGAAGTCCAAGCACATGGACGCTTCTTATTCAAATCGTTCCAAGCTTTCCAAGTCTTACGGTATAACCAACTACCAAGGGACGTCAGCACAGAATTTAGCTTTACTTTCCAAATTGAAAAGTGGAGTTAAGCCAGCAAAGACAAATACGTCTAATAGCAAGCTTACTTCGCAGCCTATAGTAAAAAAGCTAACTACAAAAACGTATACAGTCAAAAAGGGTGATACTCTTAGTGGAATTGCCCAAAAGTATCAATTAACAGTGTCCGAGGTGAAAATCATCAATAAACTGAAATCAAATATTATTTTTCCAAAACAAAAGTTGCAGATAGAGTAG
- a CDS encoding DUF4376 domain-containing protein, whose amino-acid sequence MSIFIQYEKESDTKARVTLQHYEPASLPPEILAIGELVDSIPHPNPQPGQSPVLYFNPTDKTFSYEYVDTPPTPEEQLKALQDQLKTADQKYKELDLTTAALADVRNAKMVQLDEACNNTIVAGFDATVNGTSYKFSCSLAAQANFQGTDTLFKDGAITQAEWTVINTNTGKTERINIDQTTFNTLKLQVFQHINSNISKLRNTLQPQVEEATTNADVDKINW is encoded by the coding sequence ATGAGTATTTTTATTCAATATGAAAAAGAAAGCGACACAAAAGCAAGGGTGACTTTACAGCACTATGAACCGGCCTCCTTACCACCTGAAATCCTAGCGATCGGGGAATTGGTTGATTCCATCCCACATCCAAACCCGCAACCTGGACAGTCACCTGTTTTATATTTCAATCCAACGGATAAAACATTTTCTTATGAATACGTTGATACTCCACCAACACCTGAAGAGCAACTAAAAGCTTTACAAGACCAACTTAAAACAGCAGATCAAAAATACAAAGAACTAGATTTAACTACAGCTGCACTTGCAGATGTTCGAAATGCAAAGATGGTCCAACTAGATGAAGCATGTAATAATACGATTGTAGCCGGTTTTGACGCAACGGTTAATGGCACTTCATATAAGTTCTCTTGTTCACTAGCTGCCCAAGCAAATTTCCAAGGGACAGATACTCTTTTCAAGGATGGGGCAATCACTCAAGCTGAATGGACAGTAATAAACACTAATACAGGTAAAACCGAACGAATCAACATAGATCAGACAACATTTAACACTTTAAAGCTCCAAGTTTTCCAACATATAAACTCAAACATTAGCAAACTCAGAAACACATTACAGCCACAAGTGGAAGAAGCTACTACAAATGCAGATGTAGATAAAATAAATTGGTAA
- a CDS encoding tail fiber protein produces MPFDQNDLPEWNASGTEPPQAHKDSGWGMSEHPPADWFNWLFNKAYSALQSLFDNAQHKEEKGKANGYASLDENGKIPAGQLNETAPADASLTAKGITKLNSDTNSTDETTAATPKAVKTVNDAVGQKYTKPSTGIPKTDLENAVQTSLGKADSALQSVPAATTSISGLVQLDSSLTTSTSKAPTSNAVLTAVNNATPFNSLMYWIQ; encoded by the coding sequence ATGCCATTTGATCAAAATGATTTACCTGAGTGGAACGCTTCAGGTACCGAACCTCCCCAGGCGCATAAAGACAGTGGATGGGGAATGAGTGAACATCCTCCTGCCGACTGGTTCAACTGGCTATTTAATAAAGCCTATTCAGCGTTACAGAGTCTTTTTGACAATGCTCAGCATAAAGAAGAAAAAGGCAAAGCTAATGGTTATGCATCACTTGACGAAAATGGCAAGATACCTGCAGGGCAGTTAAATGAAACTGCTCCAGCTGACGCTAGCTTAACTGCAAAAGGAATAACCAAGCTAAACAGCGATACTAATAGTACAGATGAAACTACTGCCGCAACTCCTAAAGCAGTAAAAACAGTAAATGATGCAGTTGGTCAGAAATATACAAAACCATCAACAGGCATTCCAAAAACAGATCTTGAGAATGCTGTACAAACTTCATTAGGAAAAGCTGACTCTGCATTGCAAAGTGTTCCAGCTGCCACAACATCAATTTCTGGATTAGTTCAGTTAGATAGTTCTCTTACAACAAGTACTTCAAAAGCTCCAACTTCTAACGCAGTATTAACAGCAGTAAATAATGCAACGCCGTTCAATTCTCTGATGTATTGGATCCAATAG
- a CDS encoding baseplate J/gp47 family protein: protein MLDNNGFTRKTYSDLLDEMIAKAKELYGENTNTNAYTPLGIVLRIFAWFLSILWDNQERVYNSRYIKKSEGIQLDYHGGDKNIPRNPATYAYTTLNFTGTPNYLIDAETEFTTSNGIYFMLTEDVTLDASGNGSGEAVSLERGQYNNVAANTIIDQAEPTEDILKVNNPIPASGGADLEDDTPYQQRLLQANESNGKSTADAIYTALLNTPSVRSASVVFNKTMDVDQDGNPPKSVHAYVLGGLKEDVAASLFNSVSGTSQTVGQLQVTVQDLSGVDHVISFDYAEEVQIYGRITVTTNSKFEADGSDQIKNNLVVKIGGVDQDGVIQNGLSMGESVILSQLYNNVYQVAGIDDVTIELGTSEDQLAASNIVITQRQVAETSFENIEVVISA from the coding sequence GTGCTGGATAACAATGGATTCACCAGGAAAACGTACAGTGATTTATTGGACGAGATGATAGCTAAAGCGAAAGAGTTATATGGGGAAAATACCAATACAAATGCCTATACACCTTTAGGTATTGTCCTTCGTATTTTCGCATGGTTCTTATCCATTTTGTGGGACAACCAGGAACGGGTGTATAACAGTCGTTATATTAAAAAATCAGAGGGAATTCAACTAGATTACCATGGGGGAGATAAAAATATTCCTAGAAATCCCGCAACCTATGCGTATACAACACTTAATTTTACGGGTACTCCTAATTATTTAATTGATGCAGAAACTGAGTTTACTACCTCAAACGGAATCTATTTTATGTTAACAGAAGATGTGACCCTAGATGCATCGGGAAATGGTAGTGGGGAGGCAGTCTCCTTAGAACGTGGTCAATATAATAATGTAGCCGCAAACACGATTATAGATCAAGCTGAGCCAACAGAAGATATTCTTAAGGTAAATAATCCTATTCCGGCTTCTGGTGGTGCTGATTTAGAAGACGACACACCTTACCAGCAACGGCTCCTACAAGCAAACGAAAGTAATGGGAAAAGTACAGCTGACGCTATTTATACAGCTTTACTTAATACTCCCTCCGTTCGGTCAGCTTCTGTAGTCTTTAATAAAACGATGGATGTCGATCAAGATGGAAACCCGCCAAAAAGCGTTCATGCTTATGTATTGGGAGGGCTAAAGGAAGATGTAGCAGCTTCGTTGTTTAATAGTGTATCGGGTACCAGTCAAACCGTGGGCCAACTACAAGTAACAGTACAGGACCTTTCAGGCGTAGACCATGTCATTAGCTTCGACTACGCGGAGGAAGTCCAGATTTATGGCCGAATTACAGTTACAACCAATTCAAAATTTGAAGCAGATGGATCAGACCAGATTAAAAATAATCTTGTCGTAAAAATTGGTGGAGTAGACCAAGACGGAGTCATTCAAAATGGATTGAGCATGGGCGAAAGTGTGATTCTATCTCAGTTGTATAACAATGTATATCAAGTTGCAGGGATTGATGATGTAACGATTGAACTGGGGACATCTGAAGATCAATTGGCAGCGTCAAACATAGTCATAACGCAGAGACAGGTAGCTGAGACATCATTTGAAAATATCGAGGTGGTTATTAGTGCTTAA
- a CDS encoding DUF2634 domain-containing protein — translation MNTWKLIDGDIGFDENGELQLVSDEEELKQAIESILSIRLGEFFLDETVGLNRDNLLTKQFDEDLAHADIVAAVMQEDRVDEVSEVTFTLDKSNRILSVDLTIVSINGQTVTLEGVNVGAG, via the coding sequence GTGAACACTTGGAAACTAATAGACGGAGATATAGGTTTTGATGAAAATGGAGAATTACAGCTGGTCAGCGATGAAGAAGAACTAAAGCAGGCTATTGAATCCATTTTAAGCATACGACTAGGAGAATTCTTTCTAGATGAAACCGTAGGCTTAAATAGAGATAACCTTTTAACCAAGCAGTTTGATGAGGATCTTGCTCATGCCGATATCGTGGCAGCTGTTATGCAAGAAGACAGAGTAGATGAAGTGAGTGAAGTAACCTTTACCCTTGATAAATCCAATCGAATTTTAAGTGTAGATCTCACAATAGTCTCTATTAACGGACAAACAGTAACTCTTGAGGGGGTGAATGTGGGTGCTGGATAA
- a CDS encoding phage protein has protein sequence MSTSPLLYGRYIKIMIGSGVFTNADLEIQFEVNFDDDSKPNISTVQISNLTNTTINKIKKNDTITVIAGYQSDHGVLVTGKITKTLTKYSGVDKITTITFKEGNDYSGIKVTSSVADPAQKYFVKKRYKLKKPSKTVTYTTTTDKNGKKHQHKHTRTTKYKTVKVPKYRKQTMQITFKKGTTASQIISRLVRILGIKLAEFNLPRDKVYTSGYKVSGVIENDLETIVKDCGASMYWRRGNMVIRSIETGNDERFELSEATGLVYPPDEFEDNTTKGYNVRCLLQYRITTASLIDIKSSTANGKFRVRYGKHYYDGTDFFSDFEVVS, from the coding sequence ATGTCGACTAGTCCTTTACTCTATGGCCGGTATATAAAAATCATGATTGGCAGTGGAGTTTTTACGAATGCAGACTTGGAAATACAGTTTGAAGTGAATTTCGATGATGATTCCAAGCCTAACATTAGTACAGTTCAAATCTCCAATTTAACGAATACAACCATTAATAAAATCAAAAAGAACGACACGATCACCGTGATTGCTGGATACCAGAGCGATCACGGTGTTTTAGTTACAGGAAAAATTACTAAGACGCTCACTAAATACAGTGGAGTCGATAAAATAACAACCATCACGTTTAAAGAGGGCAACGATTATTCGGGCATTAAAGTTACTTCATCCGTCGCTGATCCTGCCCAGAAGTATTTTGTTAAAAAACGCTATAAATTGAAGAAGCCAAGTAAGACCGTAACCTATACAACAACGACTGATAAAAATGGTAAAAAACATCAGCATAAACATACGCGGACCACAAAGTATAAGACGGTTAAAGTGCCTAAATACCGAAAACAAACCATGCAAATCACGTTTAAAAAAGGAACAACGGCTAGTCAAATCATCTCCCGTTTAGTCCGAATCCTGGGAATTAAACTGGCAGAATTTAATTTACCTAGAGATAAGGTATATACAAGTGGATATAAAGTTTCTGGTGTCATAGAAAACGACCTGGAGACTATAGTGAAGGATTGCGGTGCCTCGATGTACTGGCGGCGTGGCAATATGGTCATTCGATCTATCGAAACAGGAAACGATGAACGGTTTGAACTAAGCGAGGCTACTGGCTTAGTTTATCCTCCAGATGAGTTTGAAGATAATACGACCAAAGGTTACAACGTAAGGTGCCTATTACAATACCGAATTACAACAGCCTCCTTAATAGATATAAAAAGTAGTACTGCCAATGGCAAGTTTCGTGTACGCTACGGAAAACATTACTATGATGGAACTGATTTTTTTAGTGATTTTGAGGTGGTTTCATGA
- a CDS encoding phage baseplate plug family protein has product MAKRNYIDFDKEEVPVIFDIELAEDTYTMGINYNQTNDFFSVDLWDIDGNVIVLGEKMMLNRPLFEDIVDERLPAPTLTAMDEAGNEKRVTYENFGVTVFLFVDDIGDPSEEPNVDDYDTNDNLNGDDPNVD; this is encoded by the coding sequence ATGGCTAAAAGAAATTATATCGATTTCGATAAAGAAGAGGTACCGGTTATCTTTGATATTGAACTGGCAGAAGATACGTACACAATGGGCATAAACTACAATCAAACGAATGATTTTTTCTCCGTGGATTTATGGGATATAGACGGAAATGTCATCGTCCTTGGAGAAAAGATGATGTTAAATAGACCCCTTTTTGAGGATATTGTAGATGAACGTCTTCCAGCTCCAACACTCACGGCAATGGATGAAGCCGGTAATGAAAAAAGAGTGACCTATGAAAACTTTGGTGTTACTGTATTTCTGTTTGTTGATGATATTGGTGATCCTTCAGAAGAACCTAATGTTGACGACTATGATACCAACGATAATTTGAATGGTGATGATCCGAATGTCGACTAG
- a CDS encoding LysM peptidoglycan-binding domain-containing protein: protein MGVLAGYKIANLQETKTNTVNVTSYPTEKGLPVTDGVQRQPKTFNISGKILGKTSSDAEKIYNALEKKQNAGTVVSYVGRTSAKNVIITNIQLTYDNTIGNGMAVSIDLQEIRIANSPYVSQKTAVKTSGKKSTSNTKKTNAVYHKVRSGETYGSIAHRYGTTIKALENLNPWPEKKIPVGANMRIK, encoded by the coding sequence ATGGGGGTTTTAGCAGGCTATAAAATTGCCAATCTGCAAGAAACAAAGACCAATACAGTAAATGTCACCTCTTATCCTACAGAAAAGGGTTTACCGGTTACTGACGGAGTTCAACGGCAGCCAAAAACCTTTAACATATCCGGAAAGATTCTTGGTAAGACAAGCAGCGATGCTGAAAAAATTTATAATGCGTTAGAAAAGAAACAAAATGCTGGGACAGTTGTAAGTTATGTAGGCCGCACCTCTGCTAAAAATGTCATTATCACCAATATCCAACTTACGTATGATAATACGATTGGAAACGGGATGGCTGTTAGCATCGACCTCCAGGAGATTAGGATTGCAAATAGTCCGTATGTGTCTCAAAAGACCGCTGTAAAAACGAGCGGAAAGAAAAGTACATCCAACACCAAGAAGACGAATGCGGTTTATCATAAGGTGCGGAGTGGCGAAACATATGGAAGCATTGCTCATCGATACGGGACAACCATCAAGGCTTTAGAAAACTTAAACCCATGGCCAGAGAAGAAAATCCCCGTAGGAGCTAACATGCGGATAAAGTAG